A DNA window from Vigna angularis cultivar LongXiaoDou No.4 chromosome 1, ASM1680809v1, whole genome shotgun sequence contains the following coding sequences:
- the LOC108346555 gene encoding uncharacterized protein LOC108346555 has product MPPSPAFRYSPGREPRSDSHKRGRSLESGLHLREKDDDLALFSEMQSREKESFLLQPSDDLEDSFSQKLRHFSDIKLGISIPGRGETSELLNVDGDKNDYDWLLTPPDTPLFPSLEDEPAEINVVSRGRPRSKPISISRSSTMERSYKSSRGSASPNRLSSSPRSVNNTLQPRGRSSLTPNSSPTQVIRQATPTRRPSPPPTKPATTVSRSSTPTPRRISTGSGSPAVSSGIRGTSPVKTSRGNSASPKIRAWQTNIPGFSSEAPPNLRTSLADRPASYVRGSSPASRNSRDSTSKLGRQSMSPTPSRSSSYINSHDRDQFSSRSKGSVISSGDDDLDSLQSIPVGSLDRFGSRRGGSFSNSKSPSFSKKPARMVSPSSAPKRSFDSALRQMDKKSPQNMFRPLLSSVPSTTFYVGKANSAQRSLVSRNSSVTTSSNASSDHGTSFAPDTEGSDHNQEDVASESEKIVYADIHEEVFSFDKIDVLNVNIDHEINDESVDVLHNNTIGPMIGLGPTESETFVYHGLDKEFSKSLETSQAIADISETGAFENTEICSNCGCPLEATDQTEKNLRLCQECSRKTTLLRHIIPEATLAVSNDNSVNSISISTEEKPSHDTDQLAVESRLSQENNNVGNVRFPLGEPDAEENQTFPSEYILDHTQQNPLSSSVERNEQMSTNQLEVDQSGVDYKKPDNHSGDQQLSLSKDRSILKVDLLEGTGISVLLKRSSSSKGPVIQGRTFTATTLSYDDLSFARNSINSIRSSTGRSSYSTSSSVDFSSTRHSDFRVQRQSSGRKLDVDYGYDVRIRPPSPGSSFSGTSTHSYHGLGFTRQETSSGNTECSNLEEIPQYLREMQASENTVTDVIDSSSMSSIVVKEDNLEYHDSSRTADACISVVVSPATGVPPDHNSVASFPNHEICILSDRIEDHPNNVGSVPNTETSVQDAESFFDEKKDMENSNVDGLDALVTTSTSTIEESEIDGEKCSQNDTGVVDDDPSLVLKFPVDDFQEHSVSVSSSDCLAASVSELNASEYSPGIEGSTVTVECQDGVNTRSLTLEEATDTILFCSSIIHDLAYKAATISMEKEHSEPLEGSEPTVTILGKPNSNTKDTRSQIGRKRAMKPQKARPKKVETDVKSESPSKTENDENSDESLIRNVGLPNKVDSMKPPNKLESKCNCIIM; this is encoded by the exons ATGCCACCTTCCCCAGCATTTAGATACTCTCCTGGTAGAGAGCCAAGATCAGACAGTCACAAGCGAGGGCGCAGTCTTGAAAGTGGATTGCACTTAAGAGAGAAAGATGATGATCTTGCTTTGTTCAGTGAAATGCAGTCCAGAGAAAAAGAGAGTTTTTTGCTTCAGCCATCAGATGACCTGGAAGACTCATTTT CTCAGAAGTTGAGACATTTTTCTGATATCAAGCTTGGGATATCCATTCCCGGTCGAGGAGAAACCAGTGAATTGCTTAATGTAGATGGTGACAAGAATGACTATGATTG GTTGTTGACACCACCGGACACTCCACTGTTTCCTTCACTAGAAGATGAACCAGCAGAAATAAATGTTGTGAGCAGAGGAAGGCCTCGGAGTAAACCCATTTCCATATCAAGATCATCTACG ATGGAGAGAAGTTACAAAAGCAGTAGGGGTAGTGCAAGTCCTAATCGCTTAAGCTCATCTCCTCGATCTGTGAATAACACATTGCAACCGAGGGGAAGGTCTTCATTGACGCCAAATTCTAGTCCAACTCAAGTTATCAGACAGGCTACTCCAACAAGAAGACCATCTCCACCTCCAACAAAGCCTGCAACAACTGTTTCTAGGTCCTCTACTCCTACTCCTCGGCGAATCAGCACTGGCTCCGGTAGTCCTGCTGTCTCATCAGGGATTAGGGGAACTTCCCCTGTTAAAACAAGCCGTGGAAACTCTGCTTCACCAAAGATAAGAGCATGGCAAACTAATATTCCTGGTTTCTCTTCTGAAGCTCCTCCTAATCTCCGGACATCTTTGGCTGATCGACCGGCATCATATGTGAGGGGTTCCTCCCCAGCATCCAGAAATAGTAGGGACTCTACTTCTAAATTGGGTAGGCAATCAATGTCTCCCACACCTTCCAGGAGCAGCAGTTATATTAATAGTCATGATCGAGATCAATTTAGTTCACGCAGCAAAGGTTCTGTCATATCTTCTGGTGATGATGATCTGGACTCTCTTCAGTCCATCCCTGTGGGTAGTCTAGACCGATTTGGTTCAAGAAGGGGTGGTTCATTTTCAAACAGCAAATCTCCCTCATTTTCCAAGAAGCCAGCCAGGATGGTGTCCCCAAGTTCTGCTCCTAAAAGATCTTTTGATTCTGCTCTCCGGCAAAtg GATAAAAAAAGTCCTCAGAACATGTTCAGGCCTCTCTTGTCAAGTGTGCCAAGTACAACCTTTTATGTTGGAAAAGCAAATTCTGCCCAACGATCCCTGGTATCTAGGAACTCCTCTGTCACAACAAGCAGCAATGCAAGCTCTGATCATGGTACAAGTTTTGCACCAGATACTGAAGGGAGTGACCACAATCAAGAAGATGTGGCCAGTGAAAGTGAAAAGATAGTATATGCTGACATTCATGAAGAAGTATTTTCCTTTGATAAAATTGATGTATTAAATGTAAACATTGATCATGAGATCAATGATGAATCAGTTGATGTCCTTCACAATAATACTATAGGTCCTATGATTGGTTTAGGTCCCACTGAATCTGAAACTTTTGTTTATCATGGTCTTGACAAAGAATTcagtaaaagtttagaaacttCCCAGGCCATAGCTGACATTTCTGAAACTGGTGCTTTTGAGAATACAGAAATCTGTTCTAATTGTGGTTGTCCTCTGGAGGCCACTGATCAAACTGAGAAGAATCTTAGACTATGTCAAGAATGCAGCAGGAAAACCACATTGTTGAGACATATCATCCCGGAGGCAACTTTGGCAGTTTCCAATGACAATTCAGTGAATTCCATAAGCATTTCTACAGAAGAAAAGCCATCACATGATACAGACCAACTAGCTGTTGAGTCTAGACTGTCTCAAGAGAATAATAATGTGGGTAACGTGAGGTTTCCCCTTGGAGAACCGGATGCAGAGGAAAATCAAACTTTTCCCAGTGAATATATTTTGGACCACACGCAACAAAATCCTCTCTCAAGTTCAGTGGAGAGAAATGAGCAGATGTCTACTAACCAGCTAGAGGTGGACCAGTCAGGGGTTGATTACAAGAAGCCTGATAATCATTCTGGGGATCAGCAGTTGTCTCTTTCCAAAGACCGCTCAATTTTGAAAGTTGACCTCTTGGAAGGAACTGGCATCTCTGTACTACTGAAAAGGTCAAGCAGCAGCAAAGGACCCGTAATTCAGGGCAGGACTTTTACTGCCACAACTCTATCTTATGATGACCTGTCCTTTGCAAGAAACAGCATTAACAGTATTAGAAGTTCAACTGGGCGTAGCAGCTATTCTACCTCATCATCTGTTGATTTCAGCTCAACAAGACATTCTGATTTTCGTGTCCAAAGGCAGTCAAGTGGCAGGAAATTGGATGTAGACTATGGATATGACGTTAGGATCAGGCCTCCAAGCCCTGGTTCATCTTTTTCTGGAACATCAACCCATTCTTACCATGGATTAGGTTTTACTAGGCAAGAAACTTCATCTGGCAATACTGAATGCAGCAACCTAGAGGAGATACCCCAATATCTTCGAGAAATGCAAGCTTCAGAAAATACAGTGACAGATGTGATTGATTCTTCTTCTATGAGTTCCATTGTTGTCAAGGAAGATAATCTTGAATACCACGATAGTAGTAGAACAGCTGATGCTTGTATCTCAGTAGTAGTAAGCCCGGCTACTGGTGTTCCGCCTGATCACAATTCAGTGGCATCATTTCCAAATCATGAAATCTGTATTTTAAGTGATAGAATTGAAGACCATCCGAATAATGTGGGCAGTGTGCCAAATACCGAAACATCAGTTCAGGATGCAGAGTCATTttttgatgagaaaaaagaTATGGAGAACTCTAATGTTGATGGACTGGATGCTCTGGTAACTACCAGCACTTCTACAATTGAAGAATCAGAAATAGATGGGGAAAAGTGTTCTCAGAATGATACCGGGGTGGTGGATGATGATCCATCACTTGTATTAAAGTTCCCTGTTGATGATTTTCAGGAACATTCTGTTTCAGTTTCTTCCAGTGATTGTCTTGCAGCTTCTGTTTCTGAGCTCAATGCCTCCGAGTACTCCCCTGGCATAG AAGGATCCACAGTTACGGTGGAGTGTCAAGATGGTGTTAACACCAGAAGCTTGACACTTGAAGAGGCAACAGATACTATACTTTTCTGCAGCTCAATCATCCATGATCTTGCATATAAAGCTGCAACGATTTCAATGGAAAAGGAACACTCAGAACCATTGGAAGGTTCTGAGCCGACAGTGACTATATTGGGGAAACCCAATTCCAATACAAAGGACACGCGCAGCCAGATTGGCCGCAAGCGTGCTATGAAACCTCAGAAGGCCAGGCCAAAGAAGGTAGAAACTGATGTAAAATCAGAATCCCCTTCGAAGACTGAGAATGATGAAAATAGTGATGAGTCTTTGATACGCAATGTTGGGCTTCCTAACAAGGTAGACAGCATGAAGCCCCCTAATAAGCTTGAATCAAAGTGTAATTGCATCATAATGTGA
- the LOC108321972 gene encoding ATP-dependent DNA helicase Q-like 5 isoform X1 yields the protein MESDSDSDGSHISATPPRNLSLSPPRPLPPPLVVSNKSRIRIKPSKSKPAPSGSSKAPSKPDPVLETPLSLPTDLPFQIRRPSDAPSVSSSIETLPAGFFSSSHSASFAKIRRPLINLEPSGIEPVLTPTASDSRADSTDARTRRKTRLPNLIGASAAMPTVKPRPCSGGDGNFVRLNLSGKRRKFLNKKGKSSGKRYKRGKFISKHEREGKEKDIGEMKQRGDCKIREIDCAVVEEAVAATLDEPSEENLVKILKLVYGYDCFRDGQVEAIQMVLAGKSGAVVLPTGAGKSLCYQLPALILPGITLVVSPLVALMIDQLRQLPYVIKGGLLSSSQNPEEASESLMQLRQGEIKLLFVSPERFLNEGFLSIISSLPAISLVVIDEAHCISEWSHNFRPSFMRLRASLLRKTLNVRAVLAMTATATTTTLDGIMSALDIPHSNLIKKAHFRDNFHLSVSMVRNRQDICFYIVLELVYFHCVNFAKLMFEFFEHIRMKDLLILIKSPPFAEVQSIIIYCKFQYETDQVSRYLNDHSILAKSYHSGITAKERSYVQDLFNSNKIRVVVATVAFGMGLDKSDVGAVIHYSLPESLEEYVQEIGRAGRDGRLSYCHLFYDDETFFKLRSLMYSEGVDEYAVSKFLREVFPSDKSSCGKICSLIKESASRRLDMKEEVMLTLLTRLELGNVQYLQLLPPINATCTLAFHKTTPPLLAQKVSGIAAILKRSENKRGQYIFDIPTVANDMGITAVTLTNQLYDLKLTGEITYEMKDMAYCYRIIEVPTDLLSLSEDITQWLSEVENCKVQKMDAMFSAVYFALNLCDKMQGCSGTNHTPCLQRKILEYFSGVENADFCKKIDGQSSPFLRADIKVFLQSNSQARFTPRAVARIMHGIASPAYPSTTWSKTHFWGRYSRIDFKVVMEAAKEELKHFVGKCTL from the exons ATGGAGTCGGATTCTGACTCCGACGGGTCTCACATCTCTGCAACTCCTCCGAGAAATTTAAGTTTGTCGCCACCGCGGCCGCTACCACCACCTCTCGTGGTGTCAAACAAATCCCGAATCAGAATTAAACCCTCAAAATCAAAACCAGCTCCTTCTGGATCCTCCAAAGCCCCGTCAAAACCTGACCCGGTCCTGGAAACCCCTCTCTCCCTTCCCACCGATCTCCCCTTCCAAATTCGGCGACCTTCCGACGCGCCGTCAGTTTCCTCCTCCATCGAAACCCTCCCTGCTGGTTTCTTCTCCTCCTCCCACTCTGCTTCGTTCGCGAAGATTCGAAGACCGCTCATTAACCTAGAACCTTCTGGAATCGAACCAGTTCTTACTCCCACCGCGTCTGATTCACGCGCTGATAGCACCGATGCGAGGACACGCAGAAAGACGCGGCTTCCCAACCTGATAGGTGCTAGCGCAGCTATGCCTACCGTGAAGCCTCGACCATGCAGCGGCGGCGATGGGAACTTCGTGAGGCTAAACTTGAGTGGCAAGCGAAGGAAGTTCTTGAACAAGAAGGGAAAATCCAGCGGGAAAAGATATAAGAGAGGGAAATTCATATCGAAGCACGAAAGAGAGGGGAAAGAGAAGGATATTGGAGAGATGAAGCAGAGAGGGGATTGTAAGATTCGTGAGATTGATTGCGCTGTAGTGGAAGAGGCTGTGGCTGCGACGCTTGATGAGCCTTCGGAGGAGAATTTGGTGAAGATTTTGAAATTAGTTTATGGTTATGATTGTTTCCGAGACGGGCAGGTTGAGGCAATTCAGATGGTTCTTGCTGGGAAGTCAGGAGCGGTTGTTTTGCCGACCGGTGCCGGGAAGTCGCTGTGTTATCAGTTGCCTGCTCTGATCTTGCCTGGGATTACATTGGTTGTTAGTCCATTGGTGGCTTTGATGATTGATCAGCTGAGGCAATTGCCTTATGTGATTAAGGGTGGTCTTCTATCTAGTTCTCAG AACCCTGAAGAAGCCTCTGAATCACTGATGCAGCTTCGACAAGGGGAGATAAAG TTGCTTTTTGTTTCACCGGAGCGGTTTCTGAATGAAGGGTTTCTGTCTATCATTTCTTCTTTGCCAGCCATCTCACTTGTTGTTATTGACGAAGCACATTGTATATCTGAATG GTCTCACAATTTCCGACCGTCTTTTATGCGACTTAGAGCATCTTTGCTTCGTAAGACACTCAATGTTCGTGCTGTGCTTGCAATGACAGCAACTGCTACTACCACAACATTAGATGGCATCATGTCTGCTCTAGATATCCCTCACTCAAATCTTATTAAGAAGGCGCATTTTAGGGACAATTTTCATTTATCGGTGTCTATGGTCAGAAACAGGCAAGATATATGCTTCTACATAGTGCTTGAGCTTGTATACTTTCATTGTGTGAACTTTGCTAAACTTATGTTTGAATTCTTTGAACATATTAGAATGAAAGATCTACTGATTTTGATAAAGTCTCCTCCTTTTGCGGAAGTTCAGAGCATCATCATATACTGCAAATTTCAG TATGAAACTGATCAAGTTAGCAGATATTTGAATGATCACAGTATCTTGGCGAAG AGTTATCATAGTGGTATCACTGCAAAGGAACGTAGCTATGTACAGGACTTGTTTAATTCCAACAAGATCAGAGTG GTTGTGGCCACGGTGGCATTTGGCATGGGACTGGATAAAAGTGATGTTGGAGCT GTAATTCATTACAGTTTGCCTGAAAGTCTGGAAGAGTATGTACAG GAGATTGGACGTGCCGGAAGGGATGGGAGGTTGTCCTACTGTCACCTATTTTATGATGATGAGACATTTTTCAAACTTCGTAGTCTTATGTACAG TGAAGGAGTAGACGAATATGCTGTGAGCAAATTTCTGCGTGAAGTCTTTCCTTCTGATAAAAGCTCGTGTGGGAAAATATGCTCATTAATTAAAGAATCTGCTTCACGCAGGCTTGATATGAAGGAAGAG GTGATGCTTACTCTTCTGACACGCTTGGAATTGGGCAATGTGCAGTACTTGCAGTTACTTCCACCGATCAATGCAACTTGCACTTTGGCTTTCCATAAG ACTACTCCGCCATTACTTGCCCAAAAAGTATCTGGTATAGCTGCAATTCTAAAAAG ATCTGAAAATAAGCGTGGGCAATATATTTTTGACATCCCTACTGTGGCAAATGACATGGGGATTACAGCAGTTACATTAACAAATCAGTTGTACGACCTGAAG TTGACGGGAGAAATAACTTATGAAATGAAGGACATGGCCTACTGTTATAGGATCATTGAAGTCCCTACAGACTTGTTATCACTATCTGAAGATATTACCCAATGGTTATCAGAAGTTGAAAATTGTAAG GTACAAAAAATGGATGCAATGTTTAGTGCTGTATATTTTGCATTAAATCTATGTGATAAGATGCAAGGTTGCAGTGGGACCAATCATACACCATGCTTGCAAAGGAAAATATTGGAGTATTTTTCTGGAGTTGAAAATGCTGATTTCTGCAAGAAAATTGATGGCCAAAGCAG TCCTTTCCTGCGAGCGGATATAAAG GTCTTTCTACAGAGCAATTCACAGGCCCGATTTACACCAAGAGCTGTTGCGAGAATAATGCATGGAATTGCAAGCCCGGCCTATCCTTCAACAACATGGAGTAAAACTCACTTCTG GGGAAGGTATTCTCGAATAGACTTTAAGGTAGTGATGGAAGCAGCAAAGGAAGAACTTAAACATTTTGTCGGAAAATGTACGCTCTAA
- the LOC108334332 gene encoding uncharacterized protein LOC108334332 isoform X2, with the protein MLSVDEVAAMHSSTASISSNYPLISAFVAFALAQSIKFFTTWFKERRWDLKQLVGSGGMPSSHSATVTALASAIGLQEGFEGSLFAISFVFACTVMYDATGVRLQAGRQAEVLNQIVYELPAEHPLAERRPLHELLGHTPPQN; encoded by the exons aTGCTTTCAGTGGATGAAGTTGCAGCCATGCATTCTTCAACCGCATCAATCTCTTCCAATTACCCTCTCATTTCTGCTTTCGTTGCTTTTGCCCTTGCCCAATCCATCAAGTTCTTCACCACCTG GTTTAAGGAAAGAAGATGGGATCTTAAGCAATTAGTTGGGTCTGGTGGAATGCCATCATCTCATTCAGCTACTGTCACTGCTCTTGCATCTGCCATTGGGTTGCAAGAAGGCTTTGAAGGATCACTTTTTGCTATTTCCTTCGTTTTCGCTTGTACT GTGATGTATGATGCTACTGGTGTGAGATTGCAAGCAGGACGCCAAGCAGAG GTTTTAAACCAAATTGTGTATGAACTTCCTGCTGAGCATCCTCTAGCTGAAAGGAGACCACTTCATGAACTTCTTGGGCACACACCCCCTCAG AATTAA
- the LOC108334332 gene encoding uncharacterized protein LOC108334332 isoform X1 encodes MLSVDEVAAMHSSTASISSNYPLISAFVAFALAQSIKFFTTWFKERRWDLKQLVGSGGMPSSHSATVTALASAIGLQEGFEGSLFAISFVFACTVMYDATGVRLQAGRQAEVLNQIVYELPAEHPLAERRPLHELLGHTPPQVIVGGILGLLTAVGLLRPLATN; translated from the exons aTGCTTTCAGTGGATGAAGTTGCAGCCATGCATTCTTCAACCGCATCAATCTCTTCCAATTACCCTCTCATTTCTGCTTTCGTTGCTTTTGCCCTTGCCCAATCCATCAAGTTCTTCACCACCTG GTTTAAGGAAAGAAGATGGGATCTTAAGCAATTAGTTGGGTCTGGTGGAATGCCATCATCTCATTCAGCTACTGTCACTGCTCTTGCATCTGCCATTGGGTTGCAAGAAGGCTTTGAAGGATCACTTTTTGCTATTTCCTTCGTTTTCGCTTGTACT GTGATGTATGATGCTACTGGTGTGAGATTGCAAGCAGGACGCCAAGCAGAG GTTTTAAACCAAATTGTGTATGAACTTCCTGCTGAGCATCCTCTAGCTGAAAGGAGACCACTTCATGAACTTCTTGGGCACACACCCCCTCAG GTAATTGTGGGTGGAATACTTGGACTCTTAACGGCAGTTGGCCTTCTAAGACCCCTCGCAACAAATTGA
- the LOC108321972 gene encoding ATP-dependent DNA helicase Q-like 5 isoform X2 — MESDSDSDGSHISATPPRNLSLSPPRPLPPPLVVSNKSRIRIKPSKSKPAPSGSSKAPSKPDPVLETPLSLPTDLPFQIRRPSDAPSVSSSIETLPAGFFSSSHSASFAKIRRPLINLEPSGIEPVLTPTASDSRADSTDARTRRKTRLPNLIGASAAMPTVKPRPCSGGDGNFVRLNLSGKRRKFLNKKGKSSGKRYKRGKFISKHEREGKEKDIGEMKQRGDCKIREIDCAVVEEAVAATLDEPSEENLVKILKLVYGYDCFRDGQVEAIQMVLAGKSGAVVLPTGAGKSLCYQLPALILPGITLVVSPLVALMIDQLRQLPYVIKGGLLSSSQNPEEASESLMQLRQGEIKLLFVSPERFLNEGFLSIISSLPAISLVVIDEAHCISEWSHNFRPSFMRLRASLLRKTLNVRAVLAMTATATTTTLDGIMSALDIPHSNLIKKAHFRDNFHLSVSMVRNRMKDLLILIKSPPFAEVQSIIIYCKFQYETDQVSRYLNDHSILAKSYHSGITAKERSYVQDLFNSNKIRVVVATVAFGMGLDKSDVGAVIHYSLPESLEEYVQEIGRAGRDGRLSYCHLFYDDETFFKLRSLMYSEGVDEYAVSKFLREVFPSDKSSCGKICSLIKESASRRLDMKEEVMLTLLTRLELGNVQYLQLLPPINATCTLAFHKTTPPLLAQKVSGIAAILKRSENKRGQYIFDIPTVANDMGITAVTLTNQLYDLKLTGEITYEMKDMAYCYRIIEVPTDLLSLSEDITQWLSEVENCKVQKMDAMFSAVYFALNLCDKMQGCSGTNHTPCLQRKILEYFSGVENADFCKKIDGQSSPFLRADIKVFLQSNSQARFTPRAVARIMHGIASPAYPSTTWSKTHFWGRYSRIDFKVVMEAAKEELKHFVGKCTL, encoded by the exons ATGGAGTCGGATTCTGACTCCGACGGGTCTCACATCTCTGCAACTCCTCCGAGAAATTTAAGTTTGTCGCCACCGCGGCCGCTACCACCACCTCTCGTGGTGTCAAACAAATCCCGAATCAGAATTAAACCCTCAAAATCAAAACCAGCTCCTTCTGGATCCTCCAAAGCCCCGTCAAAACCTGACCCGGTCCTGGAAACCCCTCTCTCCCTTCCCACCGATCTCCCCTTCCAAATTCGGCGACCTTCCGACGCGCCGTCAGTTTCCTCCTCCATCGAAACCCTCCCTGCTGGTTTCTTCTCCTCCTCCCACTCTGCTTCGTTCGCGAAGATTCGAAGACCGCTCATTAACCTAGAACCTTCTGGAATCGAACCAGTTCTTACTCCCACCGCGTCTGATTCACGCGCTGATAGCACCGATGCGAGGACACGCAGAAAGACGCGGCTTCCCAACCTGATAGGTGCTAGCGCAGCTATGCCTACCGTGAAGCCTCGACCATGCAGCGGCGGCGATGGGAACTTCGTGAGGCTAAACTTGAGTGGCAAGCGAAGGAAGTTCTTGAACAAGAAGGGAAAATCCAGCGGGAAAAGATATAAGAGAGGGAAATTCATATCGAAGCACGAAAGAGAGGGGAAAGAGAAGGATATTGGAGAGATGAAGCAGAGAGGGGATTGTAAGATTCGTGAGATTGATTGCGCTGTAGTGGAAGAGGCTGTGGCTGCGACGCTTGATGAGCCTTCGGAGGAGAATTTGGTGAAGATTTTGAAATTAGTTTATGGTTATGATTGTTTCCGAGACGGGCAGGTTGAGGCAATTCAGATGGTTCTTGCTGGGAAGTCAGGAGCGGTTGTTTTGCCGACCGGTGCCGGGAAGTCGCTGTGTTATCAGTTGCCTGCTCTGATCTTGCCTGGGATTACATTGGTTGTTAGTCCATTGGTGGCTTTGATGATTGATCAGCTGAGGCAATTGCCTTATGTGATTAAGGGTGGTCTTCTATCTAGTTCTCAG AACCCTGAAGAAGCCTCTGAATCACTGATGCAGCTTCGACAAGGGGAGATAAAG TTGCTTTTTGTTTCACCGGAGCGGTTTCTGAATGAAGGGTTTCTGTCTATCATTTCTTCTTTGCCAGCCATCTCACTTGTTGTTATTGACGAAGCACATTGTATATCTGAATG GTCTCACAATTTCCGACCGTCTTTTATGCGACTTAGAGCATCTTTGCTTCGTAAGACACTCAATGTTCGTGCTGTGCTTGCAATGACAGCAACTGCTACTACCACAACATTAGATGGCATCATGTCTGCTCTAGATATCCCTCACTCAAATCTTATTAAGAAGGCGCATTTTAGGGACAATTTTCATTTATCGGTGTCTATGGTCAGAAACAG AATGAAAGATCTACTGATTTTGATAAAGTCTCCTCCTTTTGCGGAAGTTCAGAGCATCATCATATACTGCAAATTTCAG TATGAAACTGATCAAGTTAGCAGATATTTGAATGATCACAGTATCTTGGCGAAG AGTTATCATAGTGGTATCACTGCAAAGGAACGTAGCTATGTACAGGACTTGTTTAATTCCAACAAGATCAGAGTG GTTGTGGCCACGGTGGCATTTGGCATGGGACTGGATAAAAGTGATGTTGGAGCT GTAATTCATTACAGTTTGCCTGAAAGTCTGGAAGAGTATGTACAG GAGATTGGACGTGCCGGAAGGGATGGGAGGTTGTCCTACTGTCACCTATTTTATGATGATGAGACATTTTTCAAACTTCGTAGTCTTATGTACAG TGAAGGAGTAGACGAATATGCTGTGAGCAAATTTCTGCGTGAAGTCTTTCCTTCTGATAAAAGCTCGTGTGGGAAAATATGCTCATTAATTAAAGAATCTGCTTCACGCAGGCTTGATATGAAGGAAGAG GTGATGCTTACTCTTCTGACACGCTTGGAATTGGGCAATGTGCAGTACTTGCAGTTACTTCCACCGATCAATGCAACTTGCACTTTGGCTTTCCATAAG ACTACTCCGCCATTACTTGCCCAAAAAGTATCTGGTATAGCTGCAATTCTAAAAAG ATCTGAAAATAAGCGTGGGCAATATATTTTTGACATCCCTACTGTGGCAAATGACATGGGGATTACAGCAGTTACATTAACAAATCAGTTGTACGACCTGAAG TTGACGGGAGAAATAACTTATGAAATGAAGGACATGGCCTACTGTTATAGGATCATTGAAGTCCCTACAGACTTGTTATCACTATCTGAAGATATTACCCAATGGTTATCAGAAGTTGAAAATTGTAAG GTACAAAAAATGGATGCAATGTTTAGTGCTGTATATTTTGCATTAAATCTATGTGATAAGATGCAAGGTTGCAGTGGGACCAATCATACACCATGCTTGCAAAGGAAAATATTGGAGTATTTTTCTGGAGTTGAAAATGCTGATTTCTGCAAGAAAATTGATGGCCAAAGCAG TCCTTTCCTGCGAGCGGATATAAAG GTCTTTCTACAGAGCAATTCACAGGCCCGATTTACACCAAGAGCTGTTGCGAGAATAATGCATGGAATTGCAAGCCCGGCCTATCCTTCAACAACATGGAGTAAAACTCACTTCTG GGGAAGGTATTCTCGAATAGACTTTAAGGTAGTGATGGAAGCAGCAAAGGAAGAACTTAAACATTTTGTCGGAAAATGTACGCTCTAA